In Bacteriovorax stolpii, a single genomic region encodes these proteins:
- a CDS encoding TetR/AcrR family transcriptional regulator — protein MASKSTKPKNKDRLATEERLLSAAEQIIAKHGFKGATTRMIAKKADVNVALITRYFGGKYELLVRMVERKATEKRYTHLAYPVQESITDECLLFVRHRINHFTEDLVIFRVILLQFLTDSKFLKRFQENLEIFERHPEFEERVLTLINNKKMINTIQPQQILDTLEDYIFGVVVGRILIHMGDDTMWEDIEHFVRSYCSSFELKK, from the coding sequence ATGGCATCAAAATCGACAAAACCTAAAAACAAAGATCGTTTAGCGACAGAAGAGCGCCTGCTTTCTGCGGCTGAACAGATCATTGCCAAGCACGGTTTTAAGGGGGCCACAACCCGCATGATTGCCAAAAAAGCAGATGTGAATGTGGCGCTGATCACTCGCTATTTCGGTGGGAAATATGAGCTGTTAGTGAGAATGGTCGAGAGAAAAGCGACAGAAAAACGCTACACTCACCTGGCCTATCCAGTACAAGAATCCATCACTGATGAGTGTTTGCTTTTTGTCCGCCACCGTATCAATCACTTCACAGAAGATTTGGTTATTTTCCGAGTGATCCTTCTACAGTTTTTAACAGACTCAAAATTTTTAAAACGCTTTCAGGAAAACCTGGAGATCTTCGAACGCCATCCTGAATTTGAAGAAAGAGTCCTAACTTTGATCAACAATAAAAAGATGATCAATACTATCCAGCCTCAGCAAATCCTGGACACACTTGAGGATTACATCTTTGGTGTCGTTGTCGGACGCATCCTGATTCACATGGGTGATGATACAATGTGGGAAGACATCGAACATTTCGTGCGCAGCTACTGCTCTTCTTTTGAACTTAAAAAGTAA
- a CDS encoding substrate-binding periplasmic protein — protein MKKLLILSSLFISLSVYAEIDLKKASLPNERVIKVTGHPDYPPVIWAKRGEKKLKGISVELIEKIFKEINVKVEFINVETWGRAQEEVKAGRIDMLLPPYKTEDRLALYNYSAEAFMQDETVVFVKKGKEFKFETFEDLLKYPGVAIINDSFGTKFDEFDKTNRNITRLPTTEQCFRFVDKDRARYLIAGTNSGLSTMTKMGWEGKFVILPKSIIVTGLYAPISLKSPWNRPEINAFLKKKFAEIRPAEVKELEKKYLAIFKAENANVKQTR, from the coding sequence ATGAAAAAGCTTTTAATCTTAAGCTCTCTATTTATCTCCCTTAGCGTATACGCTGAAATCGATTTAAAAAAAGCGTCATTGCCTAATGAACGAGTCATCAAGGTCACTGGCCATCCTGATTATCCACCAGTCATCTGGGCCAAGCGTGGTGAGAAAAAACTCAAAGGCATTTCTGTTGAATTGATCGAAAAAATTTTCAAAGAGATCAATGTAAAAGTTGAATTCATCAATGTTGAGACATGGGGACGTGCACAGGAAGAAGTGAAGGCCGGACGTATCGATATGCTTTTACCTCCTTATAAAACAGAAGACCGCCTCGCTTTATACAACTACTCTGCCGAAGCTTTTATGCAGGATGAAACTGTAGTTTTTGTAAAAAAAGGCAAAGAGTTTAAGTTTGAAACTTTTGAAGACCTGCTGAAGTACCCAGGCGTCGCGATCATCAATGATAGTTTTGGAACGAAGTTTGATGAATTTGATAAAACCAACCGCAATATCACCAGACTGCCTACAACTGAACAATGCTTTCGCTTTGTCGACAAGGACCGCGCTCGTTACCTTATTGCCGGCACTAATTCAGGGCTCTCTACGATGACGAAAATGGGCTGGGAAGGTAAATTTGTCATTCTTCCCAAGAGTATCATTGTCACTGGCCTATACGCTCCGATTTCACTTAAATCTCCCTGGAATAGGCCAGAGATCAACGCTTTTCTGAAAAAGAAATTCGCCGAGATTAGGCCGGCAGAGGTAAAAGAGTTGGAAAAAAAATACCTGGCCATCTTTAAGGCCGAAAACGCAAATGTTAAACAAACGCGCTAA